CGGGTAAACCGGAGATGAGAATCTAAGCCGGATGCGATGGAACCTGGCTGGATCGTAATCGCACAGAGACTTCAGAATGGCATGTGTAGCCACCCCGAAAGTGCACAGTCCATGCAGGATAGGCGCTTTGAAGCCTGCAGATTTTGCTACCGACGGGGAAGCATGCAGCGGGTTGTAATCTCCGGATAACCGGTAGATCAGTGCCGACATGGGGAGAGTTGGCAGATCACAGATCAGATCTGCTTCACGCTCAGGAATCGGATCTGGCTTGGGCGAGGGTACTGATGGGCCACCAAAACCACCGTCACCCCGGGCTATGGTTGTGCTGATCAGGGTACACAGATCTTCACCAGTGGCAGCATCACGAACGGTTCGTTCTGACAGGATCAGGGCACCTTTGCCCTCGCCCTTGTCGACGATTTCGTTCATTTTAGTCGTAGCTTCAACCGTGCCCGAGGCAGGCAGGGGTTTATGTATGATCATTTCCTGGCCTGCGTGAAGAATCTTCACCCAGTCGATCCCGGTGTCCGGCTCTTTTGCCCAGAAACCAGGGTATGCCAGCACATTGGCCATACTCGGCATAGCCTTCAGGCCATCTTCGTAGACAAATTTCAGACAGTCTTCATCAAGCGGATCAATACCCAGCCCCACACCCAGAGCATAGAGGATGGTGTCTTTCTC
This sequence is a window from Marinobacter sp. ANT_B65. Protein-coding genes within it:
- a CDS encoding MaoC/PaaZ C-terminal domain-containing protein, which encodes MAIDYDKLMNRKFERLEHTYTEKDTILYALGVGLGIDPLDEDCLKFVYEDGLKAMPSMANVLAYPGFWAKEPDTGIDWVKILHAGQEMIIHKPLPASGTVEATTKMNEIVDKGEGKGALILSERTVRDAATGEDLCTLISTTIARGDGGFGGPSVPSPKPDPIPEREADLICDLPTLPMSALIYRLSGDYNPLHASPSVAKSAGFKAPILHGLCTFGVATHAILKSLCDYDPARFHRIRLRFSSPVYPGETIRTEIWRNGNEVAFRCRVTERDVVVINNGYAEVS